The Euphorbia lathyris chromosome 8, ddEupLath1.1, whole genome shotgun sequence genome has a window encoding:
- the LOC136201907 gene encoding transcription factor HY5, whose product MQEQATSSFPANSLPSSSERSSSSALQLEVKEGMESDEEIRRVPEIGGELAGTSASGRESNSIAGRVQAPGEGQSQRKRGRTPADKENKRLKRLLRNRVSAQQARERKKAYLNELEIRVKDLEKKNSELEERLSTLQNENQMLRHILKNTTASRRGGSSSNTNVDGSL is encoded by the exons ATGCAAGAACAAGCTACTAGCTCATTTCCAGCCAATTCTCTGCCTTCCAGCAGTGAGCGATCTTCGAGTTCTGCTCTTCAACTTGAAGTCAAAGAAG GAATGGAAAGTGACGAAGAAATTAGGAGAGTGCCGGAGATCGGCGGTGAACTTGCGGGTACTTCAGCCTCTGGTCGAGAATCCAATTCAATTGCTGGTCGAGTGCAGGCTCCAGGGGAAGGTCAGAGccagagaaagagaggaaggacTCCGGCTGATAAAGAAAACAAGCGGTTAAAGAG GTTGTTGAGAAATAGAGTTTCAGCTCAACAAGCAAGGGAAAGGAAGAAGGCGTACTTGAATGAATTGGAAATAAGAGTCAAAgacttggagaagaagaactCTGAACTCGAAGAGAGGCTTTCCACGTTGCAAAATGAGAATCAAATGCTTAGACAT ATACTGAAGAACACAACAGCAAGCAGAAGAGGAGGCAGTAGTAGTAACACTAATGTAGACGGTTCACTATGA
- the LOC136202004 gene encoding protein OVEREXPRESSOR OF CATIONIC PEROXIDASE 3 has translation MAVPLSSLKAFAALTRWPSCDAERVFAGNLRSPGLVLPSRPLASSIIAFARRRNNNSAISSSSKKKKKSSRPEDSREKERDIDEDAFETLFSMLEEDLKNDGTSMSDDIDDDISEEDLEKLQRELEAVLGVGDDDEDVDMINLTGDDAEDSDDIKEDDEEEEGEEEEEEGQVKLKNWQFRRLARALKNGRRKISIKNLAAELCLDRAIVLELLRDPPPNLVMMSASLPDEPAPIPSFPQTNPIELDLVDKPIVDGVKSKSEKELPVHVLRHSWSAQKRLKKVHVDTLERVYRRTKRPTNAMVSSIVQVTNLPRKKVVKWFEDKRNEDGVPEQRASFQRSVPETVSSVPEPVPSVPETASS, from the exons ATGGCAGTACCATTGTCATCTTTGAAGGCATTTGCTGCGCTAACGAGATGGCCGTCTTGTGACGCTGAGCGAGTCTTCGCCGGAAATCTCAGGTCACCGGGTCTAGTTTTGCCTTCCCGTCCTCTTGCTTCCTCTATCATCGCTTTCGCTCGCCGTCGAAACAATAACTCtgcaatttcttcttcttcaaagaaaaagaag AAAAGTTCGCGTCCTGAGGATtcaagagagaaagaaagggaTATAGATGAAGATGCCTTTGAGACATTGTTTAGTATGCTCGAAGAAGACCTTAAAAATGATGGTACATCCATGAGTGATGATATTGATGATGATATAAGTGAGGAAGACCTAGAAAAACTTCAACGCGAGTTAGAGGCGGTTCTAGGAGTtggtgatgatgatgaagatgtAGATATGATCAACTTAACTGGAGATGATGCTGAAGATTCTGATGATAtcaaagaagatgatgaagaagaagaaggggaggaggaagaagaggaaggacaAGTGAAGCTTAAGAATTGGCAGTTCCGAAGGCTGGCTCGTGCTTTAAAAAATGGACGGCGAAAAATCAGT ATAAAAAACCTTGCTGCTGAGCTTTGCCTTGATAGGGCCATTGTCCTTGAGTTGCTACGTGACCCACCTCCTAATCTTGTTATGATGAGTGCTTCTTTGCCTGATGAGCCTGCACCAATTCCATCATTTCCACAAACCAATCCAATTGAACTCGATTTGGTTGATAAGCCAATTGTAGATGGTGTGAAATCTAAAAGTGAGAAAGAGTTGCCAGTACATGTTTTGCGGCACAGCTGGTCTGCTCAGAAGAGACTGAAGAAAGTACATGTTGATACTCTTGAAAGAGTTTATAGAAGAACAAAGAGGCCAACT AATGCTATGGTTAGCAGTATTGTGCAAGTAACAAATCTTCCCCGCAAAAAAGTGGTGAAATGGTTCGAAGATAAACGCAATGAAGATGGTGTTCCTGAACAGCGTGCCTCATTTCAAAGGTCTGTTCCTGAAACTGTTTCTTCTGTTCCTGAACCTGTTCCTTCAGTTCCTGAAACTGCTTCTTCCTGA